Part of the Drosophila pseudoobscura strain MV-25-SWS-2005 chromosome 2, UCI_Dpse_MV25, whole genome shotgun sequence genome, ATGTTGAACCATTTGACTTTTGAAATACGTTCGTCATGATCCACGGACTGAATGACGCCGTATTCGGTCTGCGAGAGGCTATTCTCGTTCGCCTTGCTCACAAAGTCGCCCGGAAAGAACTCATGATTGTCCAGATGGTGTATGGGATACAGATGTGTCGACGGGATGTTCTCCTCTACGGTTCCATCCTGCCAGACGATGGTTGCGGTACTGCGTACCACTAAGGTCTCCACCACAATCTCATCACCATCTCGGGGATCAATATGTTTCTTAACAAATGGTGATGAAAGTGTCTTCTTTGTaatcttcttctttttgccGTAGCGTCGATTGCCAATCCGCACGGTGATGCGCTGCTGATTATTGGTGGCTGCCCCACCACCACTCGTGTTTGTGGCGGCATCCACTGGAGCCTCATTCTTTTTATCACTTGCCTCAGGTTGTAGTCCGACTGCCAGCTCCTCTTGGCCTTCCGAGTCCATAGTTACGTCCAAGAAGTCTTCGTCGCCATCGACATCCTCAATCAAGTCGTAGGTATCATCTGATGAAACCTTTGTAGACGATCCACTGCCCGGTTCCCGGACTTTGGCGGCGCCTTCGGTATCGCCATTTCGGGAGCGCGAATTGCCCGATTTATTCAAATTACGTCGAAACTTGGACGTATTGCGGGCACCGCCACTATTGGAGCCTTTTGGCTTGCTTCGCTTGGTATCAACAATTCCCTGATTTTCGTAAATAAGCCTATATTTAGCCGCTGGAATGGGAAATTAGGTGGCGTGAGTGATTATATTCGTCGAACTGTTGACAAATTAACTTATTACTTAGTTCTTCCTCCCAGTCCTGTTTATTGACTAGTGGATCATTTTTCGTATATTTGAGGAAGAATCGATCGTGAATTTGTAGCATGTAGGATTCATAAATATTGAGGCGCTTCATTTGCACCAACTCTTCGCCCGTGACATGAGTTTTTGGCTGTTTCAGAGGATCGCCATTGCAATCGTTTGTAGTGGCACGGCACGTCCAGGCCACGTCCACGCCAAGCGTTTGGATCGATTCCACGGTATACTATGGTagaatttacaaaaaataaaagttaaacCCTTGCGTTTGGTTGCATTGTGCGTTGTCTTACCAAGGCTCGCTTGCGATTTAAGGGCAATGGTATGTCCGGAGTGAGATTTATAAAGCGATCGAAGGGCGGCAGACGACCCACAACCACGTTGCCGGGAAACAACACATGGGGAGTGaatatttcaggcaaataCTTTGAATTCGCATCCCGGAACTTGTGGAAATAGGCCGAGCCAATTTCCAGGCGCCCCCCGCTGGCGGTTCTGCAAAGTCAAACATCCACAAAAAAGCCGCAAATGAGAATTAAGCAAGCCAAAGGCGATGGTATGTTCGTGCAGGTTACCTGAGCACGGTCACCTCGTCCACATTGATGGTGGTGCCCACCCAGGTGTCAAAGCATACGGGTATATCACGAGCCCATTGCGAGATCGGACGCAAACGCTCCGCAGGTACATTCTTGATGACGAATTTTGAGCCAAGCACCTTTACGTCCGCGCTCACGTTTACATCCCTCACATAGCCAGACGGCCCGGTGAGGACTCTCTGGCCGGGCAGGCGGCGACGCACAACATCGCCCGGCATCAATGTGCGGTCCGCCAGGCCGATCTGCAAAGCCACATGTGGCGGAAAACGAAAAGAAGCGGAAAGaaaagagcaaacaaacacGTGTCAATGCCgaaaaaatacgaaatacgaaaaacagaagaaaaaacagTTGTTAAAACAGAACAGTTATGAACAGTTATTTGTAGGCCAATGCCACGGCCAATGTCACTGGCAGTTACATAACCTCAACGAGGGTGGCTGTACTTACGGCTGACTCCATTCGAATCTGTTCCTTGCCATCGGGATAGAAGGCCACTCGCACCTCGCCCGCAAACAGCGGATCATTATCATCCTCGTCCTCCGATGAGTGCGACTCGGTCGTCTCAGTTACGACGCCAAAGTGCACGCGTCCCCGTGAATCGATGCGAAAGATCTCGTCCTCGAAAAAGAAACGGCAAGGACTGTTCTCGGCACTCTTGGACGCCGCTATTCCGCCGCCCGTCATCCGGTTGCTTGATGGAGCACCGCTGGCCAGGTCCGCCAGGTTCTTGGGGAGGGTGCCAACATTCTTGTCAGCACCCGCCACACGATTTGACATATTATTACCAATGATGGACTGCGTTCATAGAAGATAAGTTATAGCTTGCGAGAAAGTGGTGCAACGTCTTTGGGCTCAGTTGGACAAACAATTTGCGTGGCGAGCTCCTACCGACATAACTCTTCTATTAACGATTTAATCTAACAATTATGATACTGAAACTCTCTGCGAGTCTCTCTCTATACGGAAAACCTCGAACACGGAATAAATTTTTATGCGGCAAAAATCTCTCTTTAATTCGAAAACTTTGCCGActtcttttaaaattaaaactataaataaaacattcaaatactacaaaaacaaaacgagaaaGCAAATGCGAGTGCTACTTATATTTAGTGTGACCACGGATTtgtcgataaaatatacggtctgacactcagaaatataccgtaaatctACCGATGAAAAATATAACTTAGCTCACTTAACCCCGCTCTGCTGTTACAGTGAATACTGTTTGAAAATGTTTGAcgtttcacctgaactgcgctagaACTCGGCAAGTTTTCATGGAGTGTATTTTAACACTGGTTGACCAGTGGGATAATCATTCTCTGACCATGAGCGGAAATCCtttattttgatattccattgaaaTTACACTAATGAATTATTTTTCTACAAGACCGGCTAATTTTAAGTACCTTCCTCTTGTATGGACATTTGTATACCATGTATCCCTTTTTATATTGCGTTAAAATTAGGTTTTCCTATTTATGctgtttttttataaaaatctCGACCGCAAAACCTATTCTTGGGGTCTGAAAGAGACCATAAACTGCAGAATTTCGCTAAGACAGCTTTAAAACAGGATCTGGCTAGTTTGTGCATTAAATTCAGCTTAAGATGACAAACAGGCCTTAAAAGCTCCAATAACAGTTCTTTATGTTCTTAAAAACTCACCATTTTATTCCTGGACCGTTGAAAACTTTTGAATGAATAATATGTTCGGagaatgataataataataagtaaGGCGATACGAATCAGAATAACTTCGGAGAACTTTTGAGAATATTTTAAACAGTTTAAACAGTTCTTTAAAAGTAAAGCAAAGACTACTTTGccaaatttataaataatttctaCCCGTAAGTAAATAGTTCTCAACCAGTAATTCTGATGTTGCTGAGACCAGATTCAAAAACCGAATGGCAAAACTGACAAATACGGCCATAAATCGCAGTGTATCTGTCATGTTTTCGTACCCTACTTAAACCGTACTTAAACTTATATTCTTAAAACTCACCTCTCATACAATAAGTAAATATGTCCGTTTATACGTTAGAAAATAATACAACTCGTATATAAATTTCTGTGAAAATATGGGGACAAATTTGTTCTGCAATAGATCTCAGAAATTTGTTGTTTACTGAATTATTCACTTGTGTGTAGTGCACATACTCCATGACATTCTGAGAAACCCCAAACAGAATGAAAAACATATCATCCAAAGCCccctatatatgtacatatttgcaCTCGGATATTATGAGAAGTAAATGGGTGTAATCTCGCACCGCGAAGATACAATCTACTACAACAGCTACGACCTTCACGAGGTCCAAAGTTGTCTCCATTTTGACCATAGAAAAAGgtatacattttatatttatattttattttactgaAATTTTGAATATATTCGATCTAATATTACAAACCCCTACATGTTATCACACCTAACGATCATGGGCGGTGCGAACTGAGAGTGGCGCACACCGAAGGAGTAGGCCTGTCCAGATTTGCCGGGACGGTAGTACATCAGATCGTAGTAGTTGGGGCCTGGACCCAACCCCTTCGAGGACAGGCCCAAGCGCGGAGACATTGAGTAGAGCGGGGCGCGGTTCAGGTTCACATTGATGTCGCCAAGACCGTAGGCAGCAGGGCCAGGTGACAACCCCTTTGTGGTCGTCTTGGTTTGCAGTCCCCTAAAGGAGTAGACGGATGGGGACAGAGGATTGCATTAGTCATCTACAGAGTGGCTGCTCGGACTGATCTACTCACATGCTGTATGCCGGAGCAGATGTTTTCACGGTGTTGACGTCAAACTTGTAGGCATTCGGGCCAGGTCCATGCCTCTTGAAATTGTAGTCAGTGCGCAGACCCATGGAGTAGGCCGGTGCATTGGTGCCCGTGAAGAAGGGCTTTAGATGCACATCATGTGCCCCGGGCCCGGGACCAATTCTTTTATCTGCAATGCATGGATGAAAGGTAACCTTACCACTGCACTGACATCCATTACCATAAAGCACTTACCAATGGTATTGAGCCGGGGCGCCATGGAGTACTCCAGGCCGCCACCCTTGCCAAATCTCGTCATCTTGTCGACCATATAGGCACCGGCGCCGGGACCAATGTTCGACCCCGTTGCGTTGGTGCGCATTCCAAAGGAATACTGGGGCAGGCGCTGCTTACGCGAATCGTGACGATCGTAGCCCACAGTGGGGGGCAGCATATAGGCGCCGGGGCCGGGTCCTACCGAAAACACAACACATTATTCCCAATTCACATTCTTATATCTAAAACcgttcttttgtttttgattgGCTGTCAAATGTTTCTCACCTATAGGTCGCACTgccattttttattttgttagttttgggggaatattagaaaaaatattttactaAAAATTTTGAACTCAAAAAAGAGTTGTAGGCCGAAAGGATCCCGAAAGTAGAATGAACATTTTCTTGGCCCCCCCATACTAGgatatcaaaatatatattccacGCCTACTTCATCtgtaaaaatgcaaaaaaacatGACACAACATAGTCCGTTTAATATAGTCAATTTAACAACGAAAAACTCTTCAAACACAAATTCTTGACGTAACTAAGTAGTCACCTAAAAAGGCTTCATTAAATACGTCGTGTGTCGAAGGAGAAGGCTCCCAAAAGTTCAGTCATGGCCAAGGTGCACATCACGAATGTTGTGGTGCTGGACAACACCAGCAGCTTCTTCAATCCCTTCCGGTTCGAGCTGACATTCGAGTGCATCGAGGAACTGCCGGAGGACCTTGAATGGAAAGTGATATACGTGGGCTCGGCCGAGTCCGAGGAGCACGACCAGGTACTGGACACCATCTACGTGGGCCCCGTGCTCGAGGGTCGTCACATGTTCGTCTTCCAGGCCGATCCGCCAGATGTTAGCAAAATTCCAGAACAGGATGCCGTAGGCGTCACTATTGTGCTGTTGACGTGCTCGTATCGCGGGCAGGAGTTTGTGCGCGTCGGCTTCTACGTGAACAACGACTATGAGGAACAGGAGATGCGAGAGAATCCGCCACCCAAGCCCCTGTTCGACAAGCTAGTGCGCAACATACTCGCCAGCAATCCGCGCGTCACCCGCTTCCAGATCAACTGGGACGACAGCCACACCAATGGCAATGGAGTAGTGCCAGAAAACAACGGGCACAGCGATGAAATTATGATCGAT contains:
- the LOC6896817 gene encoding outer dense fiber protein 3-B; this translates as MAVRPIGPGPGAYMLPPTVGYDRHDSRKQRLPQYSFGMRTNATGSNIGPGAGAYMVDKMTRFGKGGGLEYSMAPRLNTIDKRIGPGPGAHDVHLKPFFTGTNAPAYSMGLRTDYNFKRHGPGPNAYKFDVNTVKTSAPAYSMGLQTKTTTKGLSPGPAAYGLGDINVNLNRAPLYSMSPRLGLSSKGLGPGPNYYDLMYYRPGKSGQAYSFGVRHSQFAPPMIVRCDNM
- the LOC6896818 gene encoding histone chaperone asf1-like, yielding MAKVHITNVVVLDNTSSFFNPFRFELTFECIEELPEDLEWKVIYVGSAESEEHDQVLDTIYVGPVLEGRHMFVFQADPPDVSKIPEQDAVGVTIVLLTCSYRGQEFVRVGFYVNNDYEEQEMRENPPPKPLFDKLVRNILASNPRVTRFQINWDDSHTNGNGVVPENNGHSDEIMIDGPSTLQQQDSMQDTLPIDYGIIALNEKSNKLAMK